TTGGTCTTTGGAATATaatagtgagtatggttttacatcgcttttagaaatattccagcattaacacaacagggaacaccagagatcggcttcacacatcgtacccatgtagggaaacAAACCCGTGATGAGCAAACAATTTAGCCAGATATGGGAGAAGAAATATTATATACTTTCGCTGTGACAAAGGTGTATCATGGATCTTCAAGAATTATTCCTGTCATATGAGCAGAATCTGGAAACATATGATTGGGACTACATCCAGAATATGGGACTCAGTGGTTCTTGACTACTGCAAGCCTCTGACCAATGAGGTCGTGTCATCAGTCATGTTTGAGGTGACAGATTTTATGAATGCTCACCCAATTTCAGCAGTGTCCAAGGAGTCAACTACCAAACCTATCACCCTTAACATTTCTCACACAGAAGATCTATCTTGCCAAGTTTCTGTTTAACTCTGTCAATAGATCGAAAGGGTATGTACAAGTCTCAGTGAAGACATGTGTAGGTGTTGGATGGACAATTCTGGAAAGACTGGAGCAGTGAATACATGTAGAATCCACTGATAAGAACTAAATGGAAACAATGGAAActcaaatctgaaaaatgattgTCTTGTACTCATATAACACAAAACTACTGTCAGAAATGTGTCCTATTATTATCGCTGAAACTATGTAAGTGAGCTaaatgttacggttaataatttgccgtgacaagaggtataagaaatccccccAGAACGAGCTAACTGTAACGTCTAAAACGTTCAGTAATATGTAATCAGCGAACCAGACCAAGATACAAaaattcacaagagaggtttcatgtacaatgcaactgagtcacaTCTAatgtaatgggtcacaaatacaatatcaactcaccaaagtcttggtttgagagtgagaaacagttatactgaatgtaacacggtgagcggtcaggcagcggttatgtaggtcaagcgttgactgAGAGGCAGGCATGctgatgtactccagttaatctctGTGTGTCCAGCCATCAACACAATAACCACAatatacaaagtcactgattcctgaacattcgagcactttgcgaccatcgccatcaatATAAAATTTTCTCATTGTCGCCCGGAAGTAAGCACATctacaaagggaggtaactctaaagcactacCTTAAAGCCTGCTGTCAGAGTACAAAAAGCACTCAACATTaatgatacaaaatgtgacccataatgacaatcactcaaaacattgtgacccCAAAATAGCTATTACTTCATCAGTAatataatttacagaaaatacactctcgtaacacaagATAATCTGCTGGGCAAAGCATCTATTTGGGTTTACAAAGACTCTAACAATGTTGTGCACATATGACCAGTTTCAAACCGCATCCTCTTAATGGGAGGTACTTTACATGGTATTTACAGGGTATATCTGGATAGTAATCTTTACTGCAGCTGTTGTTGACATGAATTGTGATTTCTATTAAAATCAGAAGGGAGCATAGTATTATACAGATATgatatgtatatgatatgtatgtaaTGAAACGTATGTGATATTTTACAACCGCCTCAGTAAGTAACAATTTGTTCTTTGAGATTTTAGAGAAATCTTCTCTTTAATTTGCTTTTGTCTGGTTTTCAGCAAGTATTTGCACCTGCATAGCAATTTGACTCAAATTGTTACCTGTGGTGTGTATATATTATACGTAATGGATTATACCAGGTCTCTTGTGTGTACAACTGACATTGCAtttctaaatatgttttatgtctgtaatTACAGAATAGTTACTTCACCTCTTGTTTCAGTCATCATAGTCAGTTACATAATAGTAATGTCATCAAGACACACACATGCCCATAATAACTGTATATCTTTAAAtacttttttatttaaaattttCAGTTCAAGTGTATACAGTTTAAAAGTTGTGTATTTAGTATGCATGATGCTGAAGTTTTAGCAAGCTTCTGGGgacaaattttttttttttccaggAGTTTGCTCCCTTGAAGAATGATCTGCTGCTCCGTGCAGCACGAGGTGAGAGGACAGAACGTGTTCCAGTATGGGTAATGAGACAAGCAGGAAGGTATCTCCCAGGTAACATGCATATTCTATACTGTTACAGTTCAGTGGGGTTCTAATGAGAGCAATGAAGGTGATAACACTTGAACTGGGTACTGAAGGGTGTGTCAGCACCGTTCCAGACGAACTGAAACCACTTGCACACTCAGACAGGCTGGCACAACCTCATTGCCTGATTATTTTATAATTCTTATTGAAGAGTTATCTGTCCGTACGTCTGGATGTTGACATTGCCTGATGATTCTATAATTCTGTCTGAAGAGTTATCTGTCCATATGTCTGGACGTTGACAGGACTGCTTGTTCAAGAATTCCAGATAGGTGTTGGCACTGTAGGAATGTTAGAGCCAGGATACTGGAGAATGCCAGGGTCAAATCTATTTTTATTGCAACCTTTTAACAAAGATTTTGAGAAACCTAACATTAACAGTGACAAAGAGAGTCCTCGTGAATGAATTCTTGGAAGTCTTATTTTCTGTTGTACTGGTATCTGTTGACAGAATACAAGGAAGCGAAGGGGGACAAGCCCTTCTTTGCTACCTGTCGTGATGTGGAGCTTGTCAGTCGGTTGACATTACAGGTGAGTCATACTCAAACATGGAGAGTAAGAATGTAAAGGCATTATTGTATTGCAGTGTCCTGTAAGTAACCAGTGGTTCCGAAAAGTGATCGAAGGCATGAGCATTGCAAGGAATTGTATTTATAAGAACTTCTATATTATGAcactttcaaaataaaatatttcatttgtgccTTGTTTTCAGCCAATAGACAGGTTTGACCTTGATGCAGCAATCATTTTCTCGGACATCTTGGTTATCCCCCTTGCCCTGGGAATGAAATCACTCAACGATCCAGGACAGGTTGGCATTGTTTTGCttctgtttcatgtcacactttATACATTGATCATAATCGATATGTCACAGGTTTCTATATATCCCACTGATCCATAAATTGTGAATACCTGGGAGGCATGTTTGGACTTTTTTCTGTAACTTGGTGAAACCAAATTGTTTGTAACTCAACAAGTGAAACGATCCCTTTGCATAAAACCTAAACCATTGACAGAAATACAAGCAGTGTGTAGAAGTGGATACCACAAGGCTGTTAGAATCATCAAGAAGGAGACATTCCTGTTTGTGGGATGTAGGCACAGCACCTTGAATATTCACAGGCTTTTCCTTTATGGACATTGGTTAGAAATTGGTTGAATGTTACAACTATGCCTTAAAACTATGGCCCCATGGATGTATAGTTGATCATTTAGAGGATCATTTCTGCATCTCTTTAAGGAGAGTATTTGACCTGCTAGTAGTACTAGTACTATCAATAGACTGTGACTATGCTGACCGGTTGATCTTAGCTATAGTATTAGTCAGGTACACTCCATTTTAGTTCATTTGAGACAGCTTGTGTagtgatatttcattttcacacaggCAGCtcacacacctggctgttctactaGCAAGTGGTCCACCTAGTAAAAATATCGAAAAGAGACAAAATAATGATCATTGGTTAAACAGCATTTTTATTCATGTGTCCAGTATTATGAAACAAATCATTGGAGTTTTCATGTGAGTGTGCAAACTGTGGTTTTGATGCAGTTATTTTTGTGTTAGTGGGAAGTTCGtcggtctcaaatgaaatcaagcTGACTGTAATGGGCTTGCGGACTTCACCATTCTACAAGTTCTAGAAATCAATATGCTGCTGCTAATGTTGGGGACCTCTGTATGTGTGTCCTAGGGCCCTGTGTTTGCTGATCCAATAAAGAAGCCAGAAGACATTGACCGCCTCAATCCTAACTTTGATATCATCAAGGAACTTGGTTATGTCTATGAGTGTATCACCCTAACAAGACATAAGCTCCAAGGAAGAGTACCATTGTTTGGATTCACAGGTGCTCCGGTAAGGACTTTTAGAATCACTATTTGTTCCCCAAATGTGGAGTACAAAGAACAAAcagtatgaaagaaacacattgcttgaatgttttgtttggaGTACTGTGAGCTCTTTTTCCTCTGCTCCAGGGGAGGCACAGGAAGCCTTTTCATCTGAGGTGCTGATGTTCTCTGTATGTTGTCATCATAAACTTGGGACTGGctaattttatttcatgttttacggATCAGCTCAAAAAATAGAAATCCAAATGTTTCCATTAGCCAAAACTGTAACTGTTGGACAGATTTTTTGTTTTGCATCATGTACACTTCATAAGTTGCCAATAATTTGCCAGTAGTATTTTATTTCCCTCCTGGCTTTAttttttctgaggacaaaagacccatgaaggtcccggggtagaataggccttcagcaacccatgcttgccataaaaggcgactatgcttgtcgtcagaggcgactaatgggatcgggtggtcaggcttactgacttggttgatgcatgtcatcagttccgaatcatgcagatcgatgctcatgttgttgatcactggattgtctggtccagactcgattatttacagatcaccttcatatagctggaatattgctgagtgtggcgtaaaactaaactcactcactctgaggaAATAGTTTGTAAAGTGAGAAATATTGTATAATTGGTCCAGTCTTACGATCATTGGTACCAGAGCTGAGTTGGCCCTGACAATGTTTCTGGGTTTGTCAGCAATATACTTGAGCTCGTGAGTTTTTACCATGGACATAAAGTTTAAGACCAGCATGGCTTTATCTCACACACCACATTGATACACCTTGATATAACTGGAGTGCCACTTACTTCTCATCCTAAGAGGTTTTCTTATTGCTGACCAGTTCTTAACAGTTATATAATGTTGCTTCCTAAAAATGGATTTTGTAATCGAGAAATTTGATATCATTGTTGGTGTTTTCTGCTTTTGTGTCATATTGATTAGAATCTTTACATATCCCATTGTGTTTATGACATGTATGGTAAAGGTTCAACGTTATCATTTTTTAAACTGACAATTCAGACCCATGTTGAGAAATGGATGTTTgttacaaaacaaataatgtgTATAAGACATTAGAATATTGATCATTACCGGTATATAGGACTAGTGTTTAcaatttcagtggacactgatgaaatatatgATAGAGAATCTCGGAGCAGGACCCAACCCAAATGCAGCCCGTCGATTCCTGATAGAATATCCCGAGGCAGGGGAAAAACTGTTAAAGATTCTGACAGACGCCATCATCCGCCATCTTGTGGAACAGGTTCGAGCTGGGGCTCAGGTAGGTAGTAAAGTGATCTTTGCACTACAGTGATTGTAAGCCAGTGTTGCAGTGTACGACTTAAGATCTCCTTAGGGCTGTGATCACTACTCTGGTGCCTGATACTTGGTACTTCACCAAATCAAAGCCTTTCTGGTATCCTTGCATTTGTGCATGTGGGAATTATCCCCACCTACATCCAGAATTCACTTTGACGACCAGGGTTAGAACTGGCGTTCTTGTTGTATGAGGTGTTATGACATCTAGTGGTCAGGTGTGTTGACTTGGTTTGATGCTGAACTTGGTAGCCagattgtgtagattgatgccaATCACTGAACAGTCTGGAGTCAACTATTTATTGACCGGCatcattgcaggaatattgctgtgtgtggcatcAAATgcgaaaatacaaacaaaaggCATGGCTGCCATATTGTAATGGATCCATTTACTGAAATCCTTGTTTAAAAAATCCTTCCTTGTTTTAGTAACCTTGGAATCCTTATGTGGAATCTTTATTCTATGAGTAAGCTAAAATGTCTGTCCAACAGATTCTGCAGGTGTTTGACTCGAGTAGTGGAGAGCTGGGTCCAGGACTGTTCACCAAATACGAGCTTCCATGTCTACAGGACATCGCATACAAGGTGAAGCAGGAGGTCAAACAGCAGGGACTGGAGCTCATCCCAATGGTAGGTGAAGCTTTGGAAATTGGATGTATGTCATGTATTTAAGGTGTTGAGTATAGGTGGCATATTGTAACACTCCATAAACATTCCAGTGACAAAAAAAACCTGTAAACTTCTCGTTGTCTCCTCTGGTAAGGTCAGTTGTTTTCAGCTGTGTCTTCAACATGTCAACATAAACAAAAGGGAAGTCACTCGGAGGTGGACAAAGATCTAAGGGATTTGACTGGTCAAGAGCTTACATCTTGTAGTGGGAATTTAAACAAATTATATGTGTTACAACTCAGATTCAACTTGAATGTGTTTTAAAGCCTTTGATATATGAAGCATGGGATTTAAAACCAGTATTTGTAAACTGTTCTCAAAATGCTTGAAGAAAATGTCTTGTTTTCTGATTTTATTAAATAGATGAAAGACATACAGGACATTTTAGATTGTCAGAGTAATATTAAAAGTTCTGAGTCCATCAAAGAACTGTTTACTTCATCCTTTCTGAGAAAGATATTGCCAAACTGAAAGTTTTTCTATAAAGGTCTAGGTCTAGTGATGAATAATGCTGATTGCAGGTGGTGTTTGCAAAGGATGCTCATTTCGCTACAGAGCAGCTTGCTACGATTGGCTTTGATGTGGTCCAGATTGACTGGACACAGAACCCTACTCATGCCAGGTGAGTGGCTGTTTTCATTGGTATCTTTTGGAAGGATGGGATCTGGATGAAAAATAGGGTCTCAACTGACAGCTTGACTGGAAAGAATCTCACATTTTCCATTTGAGTGATAGCATCCATCAGTCACtggaaggtgtgtgtgtgtatgatactATGAATAGTACAATGTTTGCTCTAACACAAAAACCTGCATGTTGACATTTCATGCACGATATGTTCTACCTATGTGTTCTGCACACAACCATTTTGTCTTCTTGGTAGTTACATTTCAAAATTACGTCCTTCTCATCCTACTGAAATGTGTCCTTCTGAGAGGTatgtaagtcccgaaacatttgatgtaaatttaagtctactgagtttttaatcgtagtattcttgtgattttaattttggctagcatttcttacaCTCGCCAAGGGCTGAAGGGAAGgtttaaatccagctagggtccatgcaggtagcaaaggtactttCCATGGatcctagcatggtgatctaccttcagttgttggcgatctgttgcttgtgttttatattgtattgtcggctttaattactagaaagttttactattccatgctagttttatatccatatctgtgataccctagtaCTTTCCCTGTCCATCGTGACAggttttattcttcaaaatatttccaattTTCTCATATAAACTgttttcaacatatgtcatatttgggatgtcactttcaaattctagtactttttggttgagtcccatccgggattcgaacccacactttctaaatggaatcgtgtaatcatagctttcagccgtgggagccgtgccaatgtACACTTATCACAGGGGTACATAAAgtatgcagtctagactaccagttgtccgactttcatttttgtggaagtcgcggtggctgagcgggctaggcggctgactttgtgtgctggcgattaggtgcctgactttgagggtgcaagttcgaatcctggatgggactcaaccactttctaaatggtattgtgtagtcataaattgttttcgtcatggtatggctgagatattgctgatgtgacattaaatattaactcactcactcactcatactgaaaatgtgtgaaatataACATCGTGACATGTTGATGTTATTGATTGTGATTCCCCAGGTATATAAATAGTGACCTTGCTAGATGGCGAAACTCCAAACTCTGTATGACCACAGATTCATACTTTATATACCCGGTAGTTATTCTTGGTCCGGAGATTTGAGTCACATGTTATATGCCTCCCTTCCCCAGATTCGATATGAAACTGTAAAACACATTGAATGGGTGAAAGTCAAGTTGATCCTTCTTCAAATTAATGACAATGGCTTGAGGACTTGCGAACCGATGGTTCATGAAAAACAACAGAGAACATGTTTTCCCCATGgaaacaacaaaatagaataaAGTTTCTGTTGACTAAATGAACttttaatttgaaatttgaaatcttTACAAAGGGCTATATCCCTAGACTCCACTAGAGATTTTGCAAAGCATTTTTTCCTACCACAAACACTGAATTATCTGGAATGAACTGAAGTTGGTGAAGTAGAGCATTGGAACAGTTCACGGGacataatgttttgtatttcagtGGAGAGTAATGGAAGTAAACTTTGTGTTGTGGGTGGATATTTCCGTGCATTGTTAGGCTGATTCCGAAGTGTTCACC
Above is a genomic segment from Haliotis asinina isolate JCU_RB_2024 chromosome 7, JCU_Hal_asi_v2, whole genome shotgun sequence containing:
- the LOC137290936 gene encoding uroporphyrinogen decarboxylase-like isoform X1 is translated as MATSSEERVQEFAPLKNDLLLRAARGERTERVPVWVMRQAGRYLPEYKEAKGDKPFFATCRDVELVSRLTLQPIDRFDLDAAIIFSDILVIPLALGMKSLNDPGQGPVFADPIKKPEDIDRLNPNFDIIKELGYVYECITLTRHKLQGRVPLFGFTGAPWTLMKYMIENLGAGPNPNAARRFLIEYPEAGEKLLKILTDAIIRHLVEQVRAGAQILQVFDSSSGELGPGLFTKYELPCLQDIAYKVKQEVKQQGLELIPMVVFAKDAHFATEQLATIGFDVVQIDWTQNPTHARRLAGTKVTLQGNLDPVAVFGTDDEIRHNVKEMIQKFGTQRYIANLGHGVMKETNPDKLKVFIDAVHTYSEEINALS
- the LOC137290936 gene encoding uroporphyrinogen decarboxylase-like isoform X2: MEFAPLKNDLLLRAARGERTERVPVWVMRQAGRYLPEYKEAKGDKPFFATCRDVELVSRLTLQPIDRFDLDAAIIFSDILVIPLALGMKSLNDPGQGPVFADPIKKPEDIDRLNPNFDIIKELGYVYECITLTRHKLQGRVPLFGFTGAPWTLMKYMIENLGAGPNPNAARRFLIEYPEAGEKLLKILTDAIIRHLVEQVRAGAQILQVFDSSSGELGPGLFTKYELPCLQDIAYKVKQEVKQQGLELIPMVVFAKDAHFATEQLATIGFDVVQIDWTQNPTHARRLAGTKVTLQGNLDPVAVFGTDDEIRHNVKEMIQKFGTQRYIANLGHGVMKETNPDKLKVFIDAVHTYSEEINALS